From the genome of Miscanthus floridulus cultivar M001 chromosome 10, ASM1932011v1, whole genome shotgun sequence, one region includes:
- the LOC136486794 gene encoding uncharacterized protein, producing the protein MSSSFLAGYPVGPALTASPTPSPEQDRVIEASPACAISSDFQGVLANEVGSSPNGSSSTDEVNLVLLDGQLTDEETTKEAPPPKAHVCAAPSVVLMDFNPVLEIAEDLSFNSLDTGEVHSAQHEEPSSKFPSEDLAAPLLAEAPQLAPELLDIDASLPVAPDAGPPKNAWAGPDSGLLDGPEETAHLPMDGLVLENFFTGQLLQPSPADGQDTPVRPQVLTAAPHMSFAGGSRAGALRVYSRSHFRTRPPSTSAHFGEVDAAAPSTPVLPQLERARKPTDSLLPLPVIHMRCVKAAAPGSLPRRSRRVAGVDPCSLGPVTTEAQRRVMRSLGFACKGKIDLKTQDVYFKIMGSRLTESRVAAMAAIFGWNIEEDAQVRVGDFL; encoded by the coding sequence atgtcttcttccttccttgcggggtatcccgtgggtcccgcactgacAGCGTCTCCCACGCCCAGTCCCGAGCAAGATAGAGTTATTGAGGCGTCACCCGCGTGCGCCATCTCTTCTGACTTTCAAGGCGTGCTGGCTAATGAAGTTGGTTCGTCTCCCAACGGATCCAGCAGTACTGATGAAGTAAATCTCGTGCTGTTAGATGGGCAGCTCACAGATGAGGAAACCACAAAGGAAGCTCCTCCTCCCAAGGCGCATGTGTGCGCTGCCCCATCGGTAGTCTTAATGGACTTTAATCCTGTACTAGAAATAGCAGAGGATCTCTCCTTCAATTCCTTGGATACTGGTGAAGTGCACAGCGCACAACACGAAGAGCCCAGCAGCAAGTTTCCCTCTGAAGATCTGGCAGCGCCATTATTGGCGGAAGCACCCCAGCTTGCGCCTGAACTGCTGGACATCGATGCCTCCCTGCCAGTGGCGCCTGATGCTGGGCCCCCTAAAAACGCTTGGGCTGGGCCTGATAGTGGGCTGCTTGATGGACCTGAGGAAACGGCCCATCTGCCTATGGACGGCCTTGTTCTGGAGAATTTCTTTACGGGCCAGCTTCTCCAGCCATCCCCAGCTGACGGTCAAGACACGCCTGTTCGGCCTCAAGTCCTGACGGCGGCACCGCACATGTCCTTTGCTGGCGGCTCCAGGGCCGGGGCGCTGCGAGTGTACTCTCGCTCGCACTTCCGTACTAGGCCCCCATCTACCTCCGCACACTTCGGGGAAGTGGACGCGGCTGCTCCTTCAACGCCGGTGCTCCCCCAACTTGAAAGAGCTCGCAAGCCAACAGATAGCCTCCTACCGCTGCCTGTTATTCACATGAGGTGCGTCAAAGCTGCGGCTCCGGGTTCTTTACCTCGACGAAGCAGAAGGGTGGCTGGAGTTGACCCATGTTCTCTAGGACCAGTCACCACCGAAGCACAAAGGAGGGTTATGAGGAGTCTAGGTTTTGCGTGCAAAGGAAAAATTGATCTCAAGACTCAAGATGTCTACTTCAAGATTATGGGGAGCCGACTCACTGAGAGCCGTGTGGCTGCCATGGCGGCTATCTTCGGTTGGAACATCGAAGAGgacgctcaggttcgtgtagGGGACTTCCTGTAA